From Flavipsychrobacter sp., a single genomic window includes:
- a CDS encoding helix-turn-helix transcriptional regulator — translation MKDNIQHHVSLPDPNKMLIIERIDYQNPYDYKKLHRHDYFELIFVRDGNGSQLIDFSPYDVSEGDIYIIYPGQLHLMNRNTATGYLVQFRKDVFEYINPVRHYHLFFNSGKISCDVNTFNHLYDLIVRIKELLTTTSTSSLTAHRAYSYLQIILITIAELNNENLNHNKEHYILEDYLSLLTDNIHEKKKVSEYCALMNCSAEKLNDACKKSLGKNALELIHEELILEIRRLMLLNELSYKEIAYQLNFDSQGNFNAFIKNKTGLTPKELQQAVLDIYN, via the coding sequence TTGAAAGACAATATACAACACCACGTTTCACTACCAGACCCCAATAAAATGCTCATAATTGAGCGAATAGATTACCAAAACCCTTATGATTATAAAAAACTACATCGACACGATTACTTCGAACTAATATTTGTTCGTGATGGCAATGGTTCACAGTTGATCGATTTTTCCCCTTATGATGTTTCAGAGGGAGATATATACATTATATATCCTGGCCAGTTACATCTGATGAATAGAAATACAGCAACGGGCTATTTGGTACAATTTCGAAAAGACGTATTTGAATATATAAACCCGGTAAGACATTACCATTTGTTCTTTAATTCTGGTAAGATATCATGCGATGTAAATACATTCAATCATCTTTATGACCTCATTGTAAGGATCAAAGAGCTACTTACTACAACAAGCACCTCTTCTCTTACAGCTCATAGGGCATATAGTTACCTACAAATAATACTTATTACCATAGCAGAGCTTAACAACGAGAATCTTAACCATAATAAAGAGCATTATATATTAGAAGATTACCTCTCTTTGCTAACGGACAACATACATGAGAAGAAAAAAGTATCGGAATATTGTGCTTTAATGAACTGCTCTGCAGAAAAGCTTAATGATGCTTGCAAAAAAAGCCTCGGCAAAAACGCTCTAGAGTTAATTCACGAAGAACTAATTTTAGAAATAAGACGGCTAATGCTACTTAATGAACTCAGTTACAAGGAGATAGCTTATCAACTCAACTTTGATAGCCAAGGCAATTTCAATGCTTTTATCAAAAACAAAACAGGATTAACTCCTAAAGAGCTACAACAAGCAGTACTAGATATCTATAATTAA
- a CDS encoding DUF1361 domain-containing protein: MDFLLKYKWLLPSLIFSITLTIVRILYTGHSLYFWMNWNLLLAIVPLYISYKASTTQKRSHRWLLGFIWLLFFPNAIYMVTDLFHLSPTYTIPLWYDLLLLFSMALNGIVLGLLSLNNIEKTISSVFKKKVMHFTIFLLLFLCGYGIYLGRYERWNSWDIITQPYLLFNSMAHHIIHPFRNLEVWAISFTFSIWMYLLYQYINKFKQYIHG, translated from the coding sequence ATGGATTTTTTACTAAAATATAAATGGCTACTCCCCTCTTTAATATTTAGTATTACCCTTACCATTGTAAGAATACTTTATACAGGACACAGCCTATACTTTTGGATGAACTGGAACTTACTATTAGCTATAGTACCACTATACATAAGCTACAAGGCTAGCACCACTCAAAAACGTAGTCACCGTTGGCTATTGGGTTTTATCTGGTTATTATTTTTTCCTAATGCCATATATATGGTTACAGACCTGTTCCACTTATCTCCTACTTATACTATCCCACTATGGTACGATTTGTTGTTATTGTTTTCCATGGCTCTAAATGGGATTGTCCTTGGGCTACTATCCCTTAACAATATAGAAAAGACGATAAGCTCTGTATTTAAAAAGAAGGTTATGCACTTCACTATTTTCTTATTGCTTTTCTTATGCGGTTATGGTATCTATCTAGGCAGGTATGAGCGATGGAATAGTTGGGATATTATAACCCAACCCTACTTATTATTCAATAGTATGGCCCATCATATCATACACCCTTTTCGAAACTTAGAAGTGTGGGCTATTAGTTTTACTTTTTCTATTTGGATGTATCTTTTGTATCAATACATCAATAAATTTAAACAGTACATACACGGATAA
- a CDS encoding cytochrome c biogenesis protein CcdA, whose protein sequence is MMVKNFKVILFLVLGFVLSVEAKAQLIEDPTEWTIEAKQVDENKYDIVFHCKVNNDWHIYSLDPGGDGSFLPPSFDFLGNTDVKLVGEPREVGELIDETIEDIGTVHYYHEVDYIQTVELAKQDMDLKGEYSYMTCNDQTCLPPTTKDFSLKIGNGGSATGDEEAASEIVSAEKEGSDKSLLTIFLLALLGGFLAVLTPCVFSMIPITVSFFTKRSNTRAEGIKNAIWYSLSIVTIFTVLGVAISAIFGADALNVLATHWVPNMIFFVIFIIFGISFLGAFEITLPSSWTSKTDAKANTKSLGGIFFMALTLVIVSFSCTGPIIGPLIVGAATGGKLGPAIGMFGFSLGLAAPFALFAIFPGLLNKLGKSGGWLNQVKVTLGFIELMLALKFLSNADLQEGWRLLDREVFIAIWIVLSVLLGLYLLGKLKLSHDDANAKNLFGQEYVSIFKLFLAITCFSFAVYMVPGMWGAPLKGLSAFVPPMGTQDFVIGSGSSASGGASEHGPTRRYASELKIYEPEVAIKYGLVSYYDYDEAIAASKESGKPIMLDFTGINCINCRKMEGQVWSDPGVMKRMKEDFIVASLYCDAQGVKIPESEQYHSEYLKKTVKTLGQRNSDIQASKYKANAQPFYFFIDADENLLAPEGYGYDPDIQAFIEHLDKVKEKYNETH, encoded by the coding sequence ATGATGGTAAAAAATTTCAAAGTAATCCTTTTCCTTGTTTTAGGATTTGTGCTATCCGTTGAAGCTAAGGCGCAATTGATAGAAGACCCGACCGAGTGGACAATTGAAGCTAAGCAGGTGGACGAGAATAAATATGATATTGTATTTCACTGTAAGGTGAACAATGATTGGCATATTTATTCACTAGACCCGGGTGGAGATGGCAGTTTTTTACCGCCTTCATTTGATTTTTTAGGCAACACTGATGTTAAGCTTGTAGGAGAGCCTAGAGAAGTAGGTGAATTGATAGATGAGACGATAGAAGATATAGGTACGGTTCATTATTACCATGAGGTAGACTATATCCAAACGGTAGAGTTGGCAAAACAAGACATGGATCTGAAAGGGGAGTATAGTTATATGACCTGTAACGATCAAACCTGTCTTCCTCCAACAACCAAAGATTTTTCTCTGAAAATAGGTAACGGTGGCAGCGCCACAGGAGATGAAGAGGCTGCTAGCGAAATAGTATCTGCAGAAAAAGAGGGAAGCGATAAGTCTCTACTTACCATATTCTTATTAGCCCTTTTGGGTGGCTTTTTAGCGGTACTTACACCTTGTGTGTTTTCGATGATACCAATCACAGTAAGTTTCTTTACTAAAAGAAGTAATACTCGTGCCGAAGGTATTAAAAACGCGATATGGTACTCCTTGTCTATTGTTACCATATTTACTGTATTGGGGGTTGCTATATCTGCAATTTTTGGTGCCGATGCATTAAACGTACTTGCTACACACTGGGTGCCTAATATGATATTCTTTGTAATATTCATCATATTCGGTATTTCTTTCTTAGGGGCATTTGAAATCACACTTCCATCTTCTTGGACAAGCAAGACAGATGCAAAAGCAAATACTAAAAGTCTTGGTGGGATATTCTTTATGGCATTGACATTAGTAATAGTGTCTTTTTCTTGTACAGGTCCAATTATAGGTCCATTGATAGTTGGAGCAGCAACGGGAGGTAAATTAGGTCCGGCTATTGGTATGTTTGGTTTTTCTCTTGGCTTAGCTGCACCATTTGCATTATTTGCCATCTTCCCGGGATTATTGAATAAACTTGGTAAGTCAGGAGGCTGGTTGAATCAAGTGAAAGTTACATTAGGTTTTATTGAGCTAATGTTAGCCTTGAAGTTTTTATCAAATGCAGACTTGCAAGAAGGGTGGAGATTATTAGATAGAGAGGTATTCATTGCTATATGGATAGTATTATCTGTTCTTCTTGGTTTATATCTACTAGGCAAGTTGAAACTTTCTCATGATGATGCAAATGCTAAAAACCTGTTTGGGCAAGAGTATGTATCTATCTTCAAATTATTCTTGGCTATAACCTGCTTCTCATTTGCGGTATATATGGTACCCGGTATGTGGGGCGCACCACTTAAAGGTTTGAGTGCTTTTGTACCGCCAATGGGTACACAAGATTTTGTTATAGGTTCTGGTAGTTCAGCCTCTGGAGGAGCTAGTGAACATGGCCCAACAAGACGATATGCTTCTGAACTTAAAATATACGAACCCGAAGTTGCGATCAAATATGGTTTAGTTTCTTATTACGATTATGATGAGGCTATAGCAGCGTCTAAGGAGTCAGGCAAGCCAATAATGCTTGACTTTACAGGTATCAATTGTATTAACTGCCGAAAGATGGAAGGGCAGGTGTGGTCTGATCCTGGTGTAATGAAAAGAATGAAAGAAGATTTTATTGTAGCATCCTTGTATTGCGATGCACAAGGGGTTAAAATTCCGGAAAGTGAACAATATCATTCCGAGTACTTGAAGAAAACAGTAAAGACTTTAGGGCAAAGAAATTCAGATATTCAAGCGTCAAAGTATAAAGCAAATGCACAGCCATTCTACTTCTTTATAGATGCCGATGAGAATTTACTAGCGCCTGAGGGTTATGGCTATGACCCGGATATACAAGCTTTTATTGAGCACCTTGATAAAGTGAAAGAAAAATACAACGAAACACATTAA
- a CDS encoding DUF6427 family protein → MLQLIRNNSPFTVIILFIFTILVKMQFLLHPVAPVVTQNFLFEQVVTFFDLILFNNAFAYTLLAIIMLFGQAIYLNAIAIRHKLYGKQTYYVAFLYLSLTSLYPAFNYFSEVLLANWFIISALNIILNIHQTSKPRSGIFNIGFLISMAAILHAPSVFLFLLVFVSVSLLRRFNPSEWLVGLVGYLTPIYFFVTFLYLFNMLDELPGWIHLGISLPRRIPDPIYIIGLVVGVIMLLSMGTYSLQKQIVRASIFTRRGWTVIASMLFFSMLVAVFTPFEVRSGWLIALPALSLVVAPALYSEKNKLFSNFVFYFSLLLIVYCQFTANF, encoded by the coding sequence GTGTTGCAGCTTATAAGGAATAATAGTCCATTTACAGTTATTATTCTATTCATATTTACCATACTTGTTAAGATGCAGTTTTTATTGCATCCGGTAGCTCCTGTTGTTACACAGAATTTTTTATTTGAACAAGTTGTTACCTTTTTTGATTTGATCTTATTTAATAATGCGTTTGCTTATACCTTATTAGCTATTATTATGCTATTTGGGCAAGCCATATATCTTAATGCAATAGCTATAAGACATAAGCTGTATGGGAAACAAACGTATTACGTAGCTTTTTTGTATTTAAGTTTAACGTCACTTTACCCCGCATTCAATTATTTTAGTGAAGTTCTGCTAGCCAATTGGTTTATTATTTCGGCATTGAATATCATCTTGAATATTCACCAAACGAGCAAGCCAAGGTCAGGTATATTTAATATTGGCTTTTTAATAAGCATGGCAGCCATTCTTCATGCGCCATCTGTTTTTTTGTTTTTGTTGGTATTCGTATCAGTTTCTTTGTTGAGACGTTTCAATCCTAGTGAATGGCTGGTAGGTTTAGTTGGCTATCTAACACCTATTTACTTTTTTGTAACATTTTTATACTTGTTCAATATGCTGGATGAGCTACCCGGGTGGATACATTTGGGTATTTCATTGCCGAGAAGAATTCCGGATCCGATATACATTATAGGTTTGGTTGTTGGGGTAATAATGCTGTTGAGTATGGGTACTTATTCCTTACAAAAGCAGATAGTAAGGGCAAGTATATTTACCAGAAGAGGGTGGACTGTAATTGCCTCCATGTTGTTTTTTAGCATGCTTGTGGCAGTTTTTACCCCTTTTGAGGTAAGGAGTGGGTGGTTGATAGCCTTGCCTGCATTGAGCTTGGTAGTTGCACCGGCACTTTATTCAGAAAAAAATAAACTGTTTAGTAATTTTGTCTTTTATTTTTCATTGCTGTTGATTGTTTATTGTCAGTTTACGGCTAATTTTTGA
- the rpmB gene encoding 50S ribosomal protein L28: MARVCQVTGKKPITGHKVSFSNKKAKRRFLPNLQTKRFYFVEEDRWITLKLTTDAIRTINKNGLNAVVKELRAKGENI, from the coding sequence ATGGCACGTGTTTGTCAGGTAACCGGTAAAAAGCCGATAACTGGTCATAAAGTATCATTTTCTAACAAAAAAGCTAAGCGTCGCTTTTTGCCAAATTTGCAAACTAAGCGCTTCTATTTTGTAGAAGAAGATCGTTGGATTACATTGAAGTTAACCACAGATGCAATTCGCACCATTAATAAGAATGGTTTGAATGCAGTTGTAAAAGAGCTTCGTGCGAAAGGCGAAAATATATAA
- the rpmG gene encoding 50S ribosomal protein L33 produces MAKKGNRVQVILECTEHKDTGMAGTSRYISTKNKKNTPERIELKKYNPILKKYTVHKEIK; encoded by the coding sequence ATGGCTAAGAAAGGTAACCGTGTTCAAGTTATTCTAGAGTGCACAGAGCACAAAGATACTGGTATGGCTGGTACTAGCAGATACATCAGTACTAAAAACAAGAAGAATACTCCTGAACGTATAGAGTTGAAAAAGTACAACCCTATACTGAAGAAATATACTGTACACAAAGAAATTAAATAA
- a CDS encoding DUF4295 domain-containing protein, with protein MAKAAKTAIKKDSQKDLDAKNYTKVIKSVRSPKSGAYTFKEVIMHKDKIKDFLAK; from the coding sequence ATGGCAAAGGCGGCAAAAACGGCGATTAAAAAAGATAGTCAGAAAGACCTAGATGCTAAAAATTACACTAAAGTAATTAAAAGCGTGCGTAGCCCTAAGTCTGGTGCATATACTTTTAAAGAAGTTATCATGCACAAGGATAAAATAAAAGATTTCTTGGCTAAGTAA
- the bshB1 gene encoding bacillithiol biosynthesis deacetylase BshB1 encodes MAQKLDILAIAVHPDDIELSCAGTLIKHVDLGQKVGIIDLTQGELGTRGTPELRLQEAQAAAEVMGIEVRENLGMADGFFVNDKAHQLKLIEYIRKYSPDIVIANALEDRHPDHGRAGKLIADACFLSGLRKIETTHNGEPQKEWRPKRVFHMIQDRFLKPDFIVDISSTLDRKLESIKCYGSQFHNTTSDEPMTYIATSGFLDNILNRSSLLGKRIGVAHGEGFICENTIGISDLNSLILPEMA; translated from the coding sequence ATGGCACAAAAACTTGATATTCTAGCTATTGCTGTACATCCTGACGATATAGAGCTAAGCTGTGCAGGAACATTGATCAAGCACGTAGATCTTGGGCAAAAAGTGGGTATCATTGACCTTACTCAAGGCGAACTGGGAACACGCGGCACACCTGAACTTAGATTGCAGGAAGCCCAAGCAGCAGCAGAAGTAATGGGAATAGAGGTACGAGAAAATTTAGGTATGGCAGATGGCTTTTTCGTAAATGATAAGGCACATCAGCTAAAACTGATAGAATATATTAGAAAATACAGCCCGGATATTGTTATTGCAAACGCCTTGGAAGACAGACATCCTGACCATGGCAGAGCAGGAAAACTAATTGCAGATGCCTGTTTTCTTTCCGGTTTAAGAAAAATTGAGACAACACATAATGGCGAACCACAAAAGGAATGGCGTCCTAAGCGTGTTTTTCATATGATACAAGATCGCTTTCTAAAACCGGACTTTATTGTAGATATATCTAGCACTTTGGATAGGAAATTAGAGTCTATAAAATGCTATGGAAGTCAGTTTCACAACACAACGTCCGACGAGCCAATGACTTATATCGCCACTAGTGGTTTTTTAGACAATATATTAAACCGTTCTTCACTTCTTGGCAAACGCATTGGCGTAGCACATGGTGAAGGTTTTATATGCGAAAACACTATAGGTATCAGCGATTTAAACAGCCTGATCTTGCCTGAAATGGCTTAA
- the purQ gene encoding phosphoribosylformylglycinamidine synthase I has product MKFGVVVFPGSNCDRDMINALQDDLKQEVVTLWHKDEDLSQFTTDDCIILPGGFSYGDYLRCGAIARFSPIMEQVVAFANKGGKVFGVCNGFQVLCESGLLPGALLLNDHQKFVCKNVYIKSDNDTTTVGKSTSGKVLTIPVAHGEGRYYADDATMENLKKNNQILFRYCDVKGNVTEDVNPNGAIDNIAGICNEKGNVIGMMPHPERACSKELNNLDGQLILEALSRSN; this is encoded by the coding sequence ATGAAATTTGGAGTAGTAGTTTTCCCGGGTTCTAATTGCGATAGAGACATGATAAATGCTCTGCAAGACGATTTGAAGCAAGAAGTGGTAACGCTTTGGCATAAAGACGAAGACTTAAGCCAGTTTACTACAGACGATTGTATTATTCTGCCTGGTGGCTTCTCTTACGGTGATTACTTACGTTGTGGTGCCATAGCACGTTTCAGCCCTATAATGGAGCAGGTTGTAGCTTTTGCTAACAAAGGAGGAAAAGTGTTTGGTGTATGTAATGGATTCCAAGTATTGTGTGAGTCTGGTTTACTTCCTGGAGCATTATTGTTGAATGATCATCAAAAGTTCGTTTGTAAGAATGTCTATATCAAGTCAGATAATGATACGACTACAGTTGGGAAAAGCACATCTGGTAAAGTATTAACAATTCCCGTAGCACATGGAGAAGGTAGATACTATGCAGACGATGCTACAATGGAGAACTTAAAAAAGAACAATCAGATATTATTTAGATACTGTGATGTGAAAGGAAATGTCACAGAGGACGTCAACCCTAATGGTGCAATTGATAATATAGCAGGTATTTGTAATGAGAAGGGTAACGTAATAGGTATGATGCCTCACCCAGAAAGAGCTTGTAGTAAGGAGTTGAACAACTTAGATGGTCAGCTTATACTTGAAGCCTTATCTCGTTCCAATTAA
- a CDS encoding DCC1-like thiol-disulfide oxidoreductase family protein, whose translation MSLPDSTTPILFFDGVCNLCSSAVQFIIRNDKKHIVRFASLQSVHGQALINHLKEQREIVPDSLLLLYKGKVYSKAAAALRTAAFMGSWWQLLAIFRLVPRVISNFVYDIIARNRYKWFGKKEECMVPTPELKDRFI comes from the coding sequence ATGAGTTTGCCAGATAGTACTACACCTATTCTTTTTTTTGATGGGGTTTGTAACTTATGTAGCTCGGCAGTACAGTTCATTATTCGAAATGATAAGAAACATATTGTTCGGTTCGCATCTTTACAATCAGTACATGGGCAAGCACTAATAAATCATCTTAAAGAACAACGAGAGATTGTTCCTGATAGTTTATTATTACTGTATAAAGGTAAAGTATATTCAAAAGCCGCCGCTGCATTACGCACGGCGGCTTTTATGGGTAGTTGGTGGCAGTTATTGGCTATATTCAGGTTGGTGCCAAGAGTCATTAGCAACTTTGTGTACGATATAATAGCAAGAAACAGGTATAAATGGTTTGGTAAGAAAGAAGAGTGTATGGTACCTACACCTGAACTAAAAGATAGGTTCATTTAA
- a CDS encoding FAD-dependent oxidoreductase: protein MIKSLNIQLSPSAAASSEEVMKLLSRELGVSSKRITGYKIKKQSIDARKKQVKIVLQVDVFIDEKEPEDIPFDPELRQVNNAPHVVIVGAGPAGLFAALKLIALGFKPIILERGKDVRSRRRDLAAINKEGVVNPESNYCFGEGGAGTYSDGKLYTRSNKRGNVPRILQLFHHFGATENILYETHPHIGTNKLPQIITKMREAIIDCGGEVRFEEKLTDIVIDGDRVAGVKTVTGNHITCTSLILATGHSARDIFELLHHKGIEIECKPYALGVRIEHPQSIIDSVQYHCDLRGDYLPPASYSLVSQQNGRGVFSFCMCPGGIIAPASTNPNEIVVNGWSPSKRNNPYANSGTVVSVDEKDFATYGFTGPLAGMYYQQMVEQKAYEVGGGKLVAPAQRMVDFVKGNVSGSLPNNSYLPGLSSHSLKDVLPQEVHGALQKAVVYFGKKMKGYYTNEAVMVATESRTSSPVRIPRNKETLEHTQIRGLYPCAEGAGYAGGIISAAIDGERCAEAAVRSI from the coding sequence ATGATAAAGTCACTAAATATACAATTGTCTCCTTCTGCTGCTGCCAGTTCTGAAGAGGTAATGAAATTGCTAAGTAGAGAGCTCGGGGTAAGTTCTAAACGTATTACAGGCTATAAGATCAAAAAGCAATCAATTGATGCTAGAAAGAAGCAGGTAAAGATAGTACTGCAAGTAGATGTTTTTATAGATGAAAAAGAGCCGGAAGATATCCCATTCGATCCGGAATTAAGGCAGGTTAATAATGCTCCTCATGTGGTTATAGTAGGAGCTGGTCCCGCAGGCTTGTTCGCAGCACTCAAGTTAATTGCACTTGGTTTTAAGCCTATAATATTAGAAAGAGGTAAAGACGTAAGAAGTAGACGTAGAGACTTAGCTGCTATCAATAAAGAAGGTGTTGTAAACCCTGAATCAAATTATTGTTTTGGTGAAGGTGGGGCAGGTACTTATAGTGATGGAAAGCTATATACCCGCTCTAATAAGCGAGGGAATGTGCCTCGTATCCTACAATTATTTCATCACTTTGGTGCTACGGAGAATATCCTCTACGAAACTCATCCACATATAGGAACAAATAAACTTCCTCAGATCATTACTAAGATGAGAGAAGCGATTATAGATTGTGGTGGAGAGGTTCGTTTTGAAGAAAAACTAACAGATATCGTAATTGATGGTGATCGAGTTGCAGGTGTGAAAACCGTCACTGGTAATCATATAACATGTACTAGCTTAATATTAGCCACGGGGCACTCCGCTAGGGATATTTTTGAATTGTTACACCATAAGGGGATAGAAATAGAATGTAAGCCCTATGCATTAGGGGTTAGGATAGAGCACCCTCAATCTATAATTGATAGTGTGCAATATCATTGTGATTTGCGAGGAGACTACTTACCGCCTGCCAGCTATTCCTTAGTGTCTCAACAGAATGGTAGAGGAGTGTTTTCTTTTTGCATGTGTCCAGGAGGTATCATTGCGCCAGCTTCTACTAACCCTAACGAAATAGTGGTGAATGGTTGGTCTCCTTCAAAGAGGAACAACCCATATGCCAATTCGGGTACTGTAGTTAGCGTTGATGAAAAAGATTTTGCTACATACGGATTTACAGGTCCTTTGGCAGGTATGTATTACCAGCAAATGGTAGAACAAAAAGCTTATGAAGTTGGAGGAGGAAAGCTTGTTGCTCCCGCACAGCGTATGGTTGATTTTGTAAAAGGTAATGTGTCTGGTAGTTTGCCCAACAACTCTTATCTACCTGGTTTAAGTAGTCATAGTTTAAAAGATGTTTTACCACAGGAGGTGCATGGTGCTTTGCAAAAGGCTGTAGTGTACTTTGGTAAGAAAATGAAAGGCTACTATACTAATGAGGCCGTTATGGTAGCTACAGAATCTCGTACCAGCTCGCCAGTTCGTATTCCACGCAATAAAGAAACTTTAGAGCATACCCAGATAAGAGGGCTTTATCCATGTGCCGAGGGCGCTGGATACGCAGGCGGAATTATTAGCGCCGCTATTGATGGAGAGCGCTGTGCAGAAGCAGCTGTACGTTCTATCTAG
- a CDS encoding Dps family protein: MTAKNQIGLDLAKSEELGKKLNILLANYQLFYMNLRGFHWNIKGEKFFELHVKFEELYNDILLKVDEIAERIVTIGVTPLHSYSSFLAEAKIKEHTNITNGKQCVEHIVTDFGILLELERELLAMSGDANDEGTNALMSDYIREQEKLIWMYNAFLK, from the coding sequence ATGACAGCAAAAAATCAAATAGGTTTAGACTTAGCAAAATCAGAAGAATTAGGAAAAAAACTAAACATACTATTAGCCAATTACCAACTTTTCTACATGAACCTTAGAGGGTTTCATTGGAACATTAAAGGGGAAAAATTCTTTGAATTGCATGTAAAATTTGAAGAACTATACAATGATATACTACTAAAGGTTGATGAAATAGCAGAACGTATAGTAACAATAGGAGTTACACCTTTACATTCCTATTCATCATTCCTAGCTGAAGCTAAAATAAAAGAGCATACCAACATTACAAATGGCAAACAATGCGTGGAGCATATCGTCACCGACTTTGGTATACTACTGGAACTTGAAAGAGAACTATTAGCTATGTCTGGCGATGCTAACGATGAAGGAACGAATGCATTGATGAGTGATTATATCAGAGAGCAAGAGAAACTAATATGGATGTATAATGCATTCTTAAAATAA
- a CDS encoding choice-of-anchor V domain-containing protein, producing MKKTILLFTCISGLLYLTLTSSSNGASATPKGHTAASTGCGGSGCHGTAASTATTASITLKDKATGTTITSGKYESGKTYVVTVTGNNSAAVEFGYMLSTTNGSNGQAGTLANASAGSKIQTIPPGTYTVAEHNAPIPASSGMFTATFDWTAPATGTGNVTMNLAVNATNNNNATTGDQFNTTNLVLAEDNTSVGTIAKSISVSTYPNPVVNELNIKFGNIITSTYHIQVINMQGQIIAQQTNTVSSSSVVKLNTTNWASGIYHVVLNNGAAKQSIQIVK from the coding sequence ATGAAAAAAACAATTCTACTTTTCACCTGTATTTCTGGTCTATTGTATCTTACGCTAACTAGTAGCAGTAATGGTGCATCAGCAACTCCTAAAGGACACACTGCTGCTTCTACTGGTTGTGGCGGCTCTGGTTGCCATGGTACTGCAGCTAGTACAGCTACTACAGCATCCATTACTCTTAAAGATAAAGCCACTGGTACTACAATCACAAGTGGTAAATACGAGTCTGGTAAAACATATGTTGTAACTGTAACAGGTAACAACTCTGCAGCTGTAGAGTTTGGTTATATGTTATCTACAACAAATGGCAGCAATGGACAAGCTGGTACATTAGCTAATGCTTCAGCTGGTTCTAAAATACAAACTATTCCTCCTGGTACTTACACAGTAGCTGAACACAACGCCCCAATACCAGCGTCATCAGGTATGTTCACTGCTACTTTCGACTGGACTGCTCCGGCTACAGGTACCGGTAACGTTACTATGAACCTAGCTGTTAATGCTACAAACAATAACAATGCTACTACTGGCGATCAATTTAACACTACCAATTTAGTACTAGCAGAAGACAACACTTCTGTTGGAACAATCGCAAAAAGCATCAGTGTTTCTACTTATCCAAACCCAGTTGTAAATGAACTAAACATTAAGTTTGGCAATATTATTACAAGCACTTACCATATTCAAGTAATCAATATGCAAGGTCAAATAATCGCACAACAAACTAATACTGTGAGTTCTTCATCTGTAGTTAAACTAAATACTACAAACTGGGCTTCAGGCATATATCATGTTGTACTAAACAATGGAGCTGCTAAACAAAGCATCCAAATAGTGAAATAA
- a CDS encoding DUF4294 domain-containing protein has translation MSYRSTYLLILSFTLSLLGSKAVGQSGMNDTLLLGGIVIGQDTFGMVYMNDVIIKDKLPKRFARQRRRYNKLRYNVYKVYPYAVIAAEILKDVDSVLLAIGDDKKKRKAYLKTIEKELNNQFKGELSDMTISQGHVLVKLIDRETGKSCYNIVKELKGGFSAVVVQSVARIFSHNLKKEYDAENDDRDIEQIIRELEANQYYRSQFIKRKPTFESKKNKKRRGK, from the coding sequence ATGAGTTATCGTTCTACATACCTATTGATTCTCAGCTTTACCCTATCCTTATTGGGATCAAAAGCTGTGGGACAATCGGGCATGAACGACACCTTGCTCTTAGGAGGCATTGTGATAGGTCAAGACACTTTTGGCATGGTGTATATGAATGATGTAATTATTAAAGACAAGTTGCCCAAGCGTTTTGCAAGACAAAGAAGGCGTTACAACAAACTTCGGTATAATGTCTACAAGGTTTACCCCTATGCTGTAATAGCTGCAGAAATATTAAAAGATGTAGACTCTGTGTTGTTGGCAATTGGTGATGACAAGAAAAAACGCAAAGCATACCTTAAAACCATAGAAAAAGAGCTAAATAATCAGTTTAAAGGAGAGTTATCTGATATGACTATCTCTCAAGGTCATGTTCTAGTAAAACTAATAGACAGAGAGACAGGAAAAAGCTGCTATAACATTGTAAAAGAATTAAAAGGAGGATTCTCAGCAGTTGTAGTACAATCGGTAGCTCGGATTTTCAGTCATAACCTTAAAAAAGAATATGATGCTGAAAACGACGATAGGGATATAGAACAAATAATCAGGGAACTGGAAGCTAACCAGTATTACCGAAGCCAATTCATAAAACGAAAACCTACCTTTGAGTCTAAAAAGAATAAAAAACGAAGGGGAAAATAG